Proteins encoded together in one Candidatus Cloacimonadota bacterium window:
- a CDS encoding bifunctional metallophosphatase/5'-nucleotidase has product MKAMKYFMLLVLAAVTSLGALPLSIFYTGDSHGVFESKWDEASGLNRGGYLVLEEILTAARSANPRSVYLDSGDQQTGSIFASLVDDNVHGGAVIEVFNRLKLDASTFGNHEFDFSYSNTRDLAARANYPFVCTNLLDKSTRQPVGGHPYAIIEKDGLRIGVFGITLELLPEKVKAQNVSSVRILPPADAVNMYLDEVDRKSDLIVVLSHQGFEADSLLAESLDDRVDIIIGGHDHIKAETPFFINGKYLLYSGSHLNWLGQVNLEVEDDRVASLSNQLIPLETSSKVFISPLAEYISQKIALVQVQMQRVIGYLPETWVPDKYQSTALSRWVANALRNEYMDVYKPDLAIINNGGLRKKIPAGAVTLRDLHELAPFNNTVTVFSCRGSDLILLDEINLRHAVEKPHDICEVAGLGFDTQVIKSQSSDDDLPWQNRYTVNGEPLVPERVYRVVSHDYVAGQWDKYLGFKPFDVYDTGELILDAIIRQVDKQYGLREAEGWD; this is encoded by the coding sequence ATGAAAGCAATGAAGTACTTTATGCTACTGGTTTTGGCCGCCGTCACCAGTTTGGGCGCCCTGCCCCTGAGCATTTTCTACACCGGGGACAGCCATGGTGTTTTTGAATCCAAATGGGATGAGGCCAGCGGGCTGAACCGCGGCGGCTACCTCGTTCTGGAGGAAATCCTGACGGCGGCGAGGTCCGCAAATCCGCGCTCCGTCTATCTGGACAGCGGCGACCAGCAGACCGGCTCCATCTTCGCTTCGCTGGTTGATGACAACGTGCACGGCGGCGCCGTCATCGAGGTCTTCAACCGCCTGAAGCTTGACGCCAGCACTTTCGGCAACCACGAGTTCGATTTCTCTTATTCCAACACCCGCGACCTCGCCGCGCGGGCCAACTATCCCTTCGTCTGCACCAACCTGCTGGACAAAAGCACGCGCCAACCCGTTGGCGGGCATCCCTATGCCATCATCGAAAAGGACGGCCTGCGGATCGGGGTGTTCGGCATCACCCTGGAGCTGCTGCCGGAAAAGGTTAAAGCGCAAAACGTTAGCAGCGTGCGCATCCTGCCCCCGGCCGATGCCGTCAATATGTATCTGGACGAGGTGGATCGCAAGAGCGACCTCATAGTGGTGCTGAGCCACCAGGGTTTTGAGGCCGACAGCCTGCTGGCGGAGAGCCTCGACGACAGGGTGGACATCATCATCGGCGGGCACGACCACATCAAAGCTGAAACACCTTTTTTCATCAACGGCAAATACCTGCTCTACAGCGGCTCGCATCTGAACTGGCTGGGACAGGTTAATTTAGAGGTCGAGGATGACCGCGTAGCCTCCCTTTCCAACCAGCTCATCCCCCTGGAAACGAGCTCCAAAGTGTTCATCAGCCCCCTGGCCGAGTATATTTCCCAAAAGATTGCTTTGGTGCAGGTGCAGATGCAGAGGGTAATCGGCTATCTGCCAGAAACATGGGTCCCGGACAAATACCAGTCCACGGCCCTTTCGCGCTGGGTTGCGAACGCCCTAAGAAACGAGTATATGGATGTTTACAAACCCGACCTGGCCATTATCAACAACGGCGGCCTGCGCAAAAAAATCCCCGCCGGGGCTGTGACCCTGCGCGACCTGCACGAACTGGCGCCCTTCAACAACACCGTCACCGTCTTTTCCTGCCGGGGAAGCGACCTCATCTTACTCGACGAAATCAACCTCAGGCACGCGGTGGAAAAACCGCATGACATCTGCGAAGTGGCCGGTTTGGGCTTCGACACGCAAGTGATAAAAAGCCAGTCCTCCGACGACGACCTGCCCTGGCAAAACCGCTATACCGTAAATGGCGAACCGCTTGTCCCCGAAAGAGTTTACCGCGTGGTTTCACACGATTATGTGGCAGGACAATGGGACAAGTATCTGGGCTTCAAGCCGTTCGACGTGTACGACACAGGCGAGCTGATTTTAGACGCCATTATCCGCCAGGTGGACAAGCAATATGGATTACGTGAAGCGGAGGGCTGGGACTAA
- the purE gene encoding 5-(carboxyamino)imidazole ribonucleotide mutase has translation MPRVRVILGSRSDLAACEPVKQVLADFEVDYDFHVSSAHRKPEETARLAKNAEAEGVQVIIAAAGMAAHLPGVIASHTVLPVIGIPLASGGLGGLDALLSIAQMPPGVPVAGVAIGGAKNAALLAVQILALQDPELRAKFRAYKEKLAEG, from the coding sequence ATGCCCCGCGTCCGCGTGATTCTCGGCAGCCGGAGCGATTTGGCCGCCTGCGAGCCTGTGAAGCAGGTTTTGGCTGACTTTGAGGTGGACTATGATTTCCACGTTTCCTCCGCCCACAGAAAACCAGAGGAAACCGCCCGGCTGGCCAAAAACGCCGAAGCGGAAGGGGTTCAGGTAATCATTGCCGCCGCCGGAATGGCAGCCCACCTGCCCGGTGTCATTGCCTCCCACACCGTTTTACCCGTGATCGGGATTCCCCTCGCCAGCGGAGGTCTCGGCGGCCTCGACGCGCTGCTTTCCATCGCGCAAATGCCCCCTGGCGTGCCTGTGGCCGGCGTTGCCATCGGCGGGGCCAAAAACGCTGCCTTGCTGGCTGTGCAGATACTGGCGCTGCAGGACCCTGAACTCCGGGCCAAATTCCGCGCCTATAAGGAAAAACTCGCCGAAGGCTGA
- a CDS encoding PTS transporter subunit EIIA, producing the protein MAKKFLSKADVAKKLKVSDRVVQEMINSKTFETKLVGKNIKIDEDSLNEWLENLNESEEKMLALKRVICHFEEYMRPENIFLDFEAENKFDAIRILSVKAKELKLVRDARWLYEVVVAREELISTAIGHGVALLHPRYLHPSKIKTPSILFGRSSIPVDFDAPDNKPVNIFFMLLLHNDKQHLFSLSYISKLIMNPEILAAFSTASSVEEIHNCLTVLPEQQNK; encoded by the coding sequence ATGGCGAAAAAGTTTCTGTCCAAAGCGGACGTGGCCAAAAAGCTGAAAGTATCCGATCGCGTTGTACAGGAAATGATTAACAGCAAGACCTTTGAGACCAAGTTGGTGGGAAAAAACATCAAGATCGACGAAGATTCCCTCAACGAATGGCTGGAAAACCTCAATGAATCCGAAGAAAAGATGCTCGCCCTCAAGCGCGTTATCTGCCACTTTGAGGAATACATGCGGCCGGAAAACATCTTCCTGGATTTCGAGGCCGAAAACAAGTTTGATGCAATCCGCATCCTCAGCGTCAAGGCCAAGGAACTCAAGCTGGTGCGCGACGCCCGCTGGCTCTATGAGGTGGTGGTGGCCCGCGAGGAACTCATCTCCACTGCCATCGGCCACGGCGTGGCTCTGCTCCATCCCCGCTATCTGCATCCCTCCAAGATCAAAACCCCCAGCATCCTCTTTGGCCGCTCCAGCATCCCGGTGGATTTCGACGCCCCGGACAACAAACCCGTGAACATCTTCTTCATGCTCCTGCTCCACAATGACAAACAGCACCTCTTCAGCCTCTCCTACATCTCCAAGCTGATCATGAACCCCGAGATCCTGGCCGCCTTCAGCACAGCCTCCAGCGTGGAGGAAATCCACAACTGCCTTACGGTGCTGCCTGAACAGCAAAACAAATAA
- a CDS encoding LptE family protein yields MVKRFIWFGLLSAVLLGCSYSVYSNAYPHLKKIAVRPFENQSSQFDLGDTVLNGLTQQFSRDGRLKLVTQQPDCTLEGTILDFSESVYSYDSGNNVQDYMLRLSCSVVFTDLVNNQVIYENKNLTLNEAYAADGADSSTAKSKSKEEATDELVERLFSTIIQNSLETW; encoded by the coding sequence ATGGTCAAGAGATTTATTTGGTTCGGACTGCTGTCAGCGGTACTTTTGGGATGTTCATATTCCGTATATTCAAATGCTTACCCGCATTTGAAAAAAATTGCCGTGCGCCCGTTTGAGAACCAGAGTTCCCAGTTCGACCTGGGCGATACAGTGCTCAACGGCCTCACGCAGCAGTTCAGCCGCGACGGCCGCCTGAAGCTGGTCACCCAGCAGCCGGACTGCACGCTGGAAGGGACCATTCTGGACTTTTCCGAGAGTGTTTACAGCTATGACAGCGGCAACAACGTTCAGGACTATATGCTGCGGCTGTCCTGCAGCGTGGTTTTCACCGATCTGGTGAACAACCAGGTGATCTACGAAAACAAGAATCTGACCCTGAACGAGGCTTACGCGGCGGACGGAGCCGATTCCAGCACCGCCAAATCAAAAAGCAAAGAGGAAGCGACCGATGAGCTCGTCGAACGGCTCTTCAGCACGATCATCCAAAACAGCCTCGAAACCTGGTGA
- a CDS encoding rRNA pseudouridine synthase: protein MSSSNGSSARSSKTASKPGDGTRLNRWLAECGICSRREADELIRSGEVSVNGEPCLDLSRRVGPRDKVSLRGKELRIAEKVYLMLNKPRGYVVTHSDELKRETIYSLLPESAANLRYTGRLDKNSEGLLLMTNDGEMINALIHPKRRVEKVYRVEVNRRLSRKELEELRRGVQIEGGITLPAGVFVKNDSDKGMTLKMVITEGRKRQIRQMVEAVGAKVVRLKRLQFGTLMLKDLPLGRWRYLSGAELRSLKSLVENPKP, encoded by the coding sequence ATGAGCTCGTCGAACGGCTCTTCAGCACGATCATCCAAAACAGCCTCGAAACCTGGTGACGGCACACGGCTGAACCGCTGGCTGGCTGAATGCGGGATTTGCTCGCGCCGCGAGGCGGACGAGCTGATCCGCTCCGGCGAGGTGAGCGTTAACGGAGAGCCCTGTCTGGACCTCAGCCGCAGGGTTGGACCCCGGGACAAAGTGAGCCTGCGGGGCAAGGAACTGCGGATCGCTGAAAAGGTCTATTTGATGCTGAACAAGCCGCGGGGCTATGTGGTGACCCATTCCGATGAATTGAAGCGGGAAACCATCTACAGCCTGCTGCCGGAAAGTGCCGCAAACCTGCGCTACACCGGACGCCTGGACAAAAACTCGGAAGGCCTGCTGCTGATGACCAACGACGGCGAGATGATCAACGCCCTCATCCATCCCAAACGCAGGGTGGAAAAGGTTTACCGGGTGGAGGTCAACCGCCGCCTCAGCCGCAAAGAGCTGGAGGAACTGCGCCGCGGGGTGCAGATCGAAGGCGGAATCACGCTTCCGGCAGGAGTGTTCGTTAAAAACGACAGCGATAAGGGCATGACCCTGAAGATGGTGATAACCGAAGGCCGCAAACGCCAGATCCGCCAGATGGTGGAGGCTGTGGGGGCCAAAGTGGTGCGCCTGAAACGCCTGCAATTCGGCACCCTGATGCTCAAAGACCTGCCGCTGGGCAGATGGCGCTATCTGAGCGGAGCGGAACTGCGCTCCCTGAAAAGCCTTGTGGAGAATCCCAAACCATGA
- the ychF gene encoding redox-regulated ATPase YchF, which translates to MKIALIGPPKSGKTTIFNALTGSSASTDKYAPVATEANVGVVQVPDERVTKLSELYHPKKTIYAHIEYRDYPGIFSTQTENPDNALFSDIKSNEGFVLVLRAFQDEELDELFAAGDPARQLASFEDEMLLADLIVAERRIEKIELGYKRGVKTPAIQFEEKILRQVCEHLQSGKPLRELQLQADEEKALRGFRFFSQKPLLVLINCSEDDFHALDGLKQEIAAKGYTTEVIAGRFEEELSRLDGEEAQLFREDMGISESIRDRFTRLCYSMLGYISFFTVGEDEVRAWTIEDGDNAVTAAGKIHSDLARGFIRAECFRYTDLMEHGSEKHLREKGLFRLEGKEYIVRDGDIISVRFSV; encoded by the coding sequence ATGAAAATAGCCCTCATCGGACCGCCCAAAAGCGGCAAGACCACCATTTTCAATGCCCTCACCGGAAGCTCTGCCAGCACAGATAAATACGCCCCCGTGGCCACCGAAGCCAACGTTGGCGTGGTGCAGGTTCCGGATGAACGGGTGACCAAACTCAGCGAACTTTACCACCCCAAAAAGACCATTTACGCCCATATCGAATACCGCGACTATCCCGGCATCTTCTCCACCCAAACAGAGAATCCGGACAACGCGCTCTTTTCCGACATCAAGTCCAACGAGGGTTTCGTGCTGGTGCTGCGCGCCTTTCAGGACGAGGAGCTGGACGAACTGTTCGCCGCTGGCGATCCCGCGCGGCAACTAGCCTCGTTTGAAGACGAGATGCTGCTGGCGGACCTGATCGTGGCGGAGCGGCGGATCGAAAAGATCGAACTGGGCTACAAAAGGGGTGTGAAAACCCCCGCCATCCAGTTCGAGGAAAAGATTTTGCGCCAGGTATGCGAACACCTGCAGAGCGGAAAGCCCCTGCGCGAACTGCAACTGCAAGCGGATGAGGAAAAGGCCCTGCGCGGCTTCCGCTTCTTCAGTCAGAAACCGCTGCTGGTGCTGATCAACTGCTCCGAGGACGACTTTCACGCCCTAGACGGGCTCAAGCAGGAAATCGCCGCCAAAGGCTACACCACAGAAGTGATCGCGGGCCGCTTTGAAGAAGAACTGAGCAGGCTGGATGGCGAGGAAGCGCAGCTTTTCCGCGAGGACATGGGCATCAGCGAAAGCATCCGCGACCGATTCACCCGACTCTGCTACAGCATGCTGGGCTATATCAGCTTTTTCACCGTGGGCGAGGACGAGGTGCGCGCCTGGACCATCGAGGACGGAGACAATGCCGTCACGGCCGCCGGGAAAATCCATTCAGACCTGGCCCGGGGCTTCATCCGGGCGGAATGTTTCCGCTATACCGACCTGATGGAACACGGCAGCGAAAAGCATCTGCGCGAAAAAGGCCTCTTCCGGCTGGAAGGCAAGGAATACATCGTGCGCGACGGCGACATCATCTCCGTGCGCTTCAGCGTTTAG
- a CDS encoding DNA translocase FtsK gives MAATRKKSSSKTRRSFGLKLWQKRLIAGFLTLLALLVMISLLFGWESILNDKDHLSLRGNLFRWPFLRGAQVDNPIGVFGVAVGYGVSYLFGYHFSLIAAILTGIISFLYFLEPLAQRKRQKFYLLLIAAFLLQVWLARNIVQPELAVIPKAFWIGLSAVFNTFGATLLLVLGSVFALILFLDYRRLKDFFARLWGELTQGREAAPKKEKAAKPTINKDIPVQPVPQPVIQNHSQDGKQEFPDKPLEDTTPDLKPTTVERKKPPASSPETLPDEEREYVMPSIADFLESPVKLSDRDRKEIENQILGTSQVLKDKLAEFGIEAEVRNVNIGPIITQYELEPAKGVKVSKFTSLADDLALAIKAKSIRVQAPIPGRGLIGIEIPNLTRDMIYLRDLLLSEEIRSMDSKLAFGLGKDIAGRPVVTDLAKMPHLLIAGATGSGKSVCINAIIMSFILRSKPDELRLILIDPKRVELACYNNLPHLIGNVVTEPEQALENMYWAVREMEHRYELLQEARVRDIGSYNEKAERDPDLEKLPYIVIIVDEFADLILTSGKDIEVPITRLAQMARAVGIHLILATQRPSIKVITGIIKANFSARIAFQVSSRVDSRVILDQIGAERLLGSGDMLFLPPGKALTERIHGAFVSDQEIARVCDFLAMQPKPKQDFSITTEEDGETGDFDYDDELFPEAARVVVSANTASVSMLQRHFRIGYARAGRLIDLLERARVIGPHLGSKSRDVLATREDLIQRGILREE, from the coding sequence ATGGCTGCTACCAGAAAGAAAAGCAGTTCCAAGACCAGACGTTCCTTCGGCCTGAAGCTCTGGCAGAAACGCCTCATTGCAGGCTTTTTGACTCTGCTGGCACTGCTGGTGATGATCAGCCTGCTCTTTGGCTGGGAATCCATCCTTAACGACAAAGACCACCTGAGCCTGCGCGGAAACCTTTTCCGCTGGCCCTTCCTGAGAGGAGCGCAGGTGGACAATCCCATCGGAGTGTTCGGTGTGGCGGTGGGTTATGGCGTTTCCTACCTCTTTGGCTATCACTTTTCGCTGATCGCGGCCATTCTCACGGGCATCATCAGCTTTCTCTATTTTCTTGAGCCCCTGGCGCAGCGTAAACGGCAGAAGTTTTATCTGCTGTTGATCGCGGCTTTTCTGCTACAGGTGTGGCTGGCCAGGAACATCGTGCAGCCGGAACTTGCCGTGATCCCCAAGGCTTTCTGGATCGGCCTGTCGGCGGTGTTCAATACCTTCGGGGCCACTTTGCTGCTGGTTTTGGGCAGCGTCTTTGCCCTGATCCTCTTCCTGGATTACCGGCGCCTCAAGGATTTCTTTGCCAGGCTCTGGGGGGAACTGACCCAGGGCAGGGAAGCCGCTCCCAAAAAGGAAAAAGCGGCCAAGCCGACCATCAACAAGGACATTCCCGTCCAGCCGGTGCCTCAACCTGTGATCCAAAACCATTCCCAAGACGGGAAACAGGAATTTCCGGACAAGCCCCTTGAAGATACCACCCCGGACCTCAAACCCACAACCGTAGAGCGGAAAAAGCCGCCTGCATCCAGTCCGGAAACCCTGCCGGATGAGGAACGCGAGTATGTGATGCCCTCGATCGCGGATTTTTTGGAAAGCCCCGTCAAACTTTCCGACCGCGACCGCAAAGAGATAGAAAACCAGATTTTGGGCACCAGCCAGGTGTTGAAGGACAAGCTGGCGGAATTCGGCATTGAGGCGGAAGTGCGCAACGTGAATATCGGGCCGATCATCACGCAGTATGAGCTGGAACCCGCCAAGGGCGTGAAGGTGAGCAAATTCACCTCCCTGGCCGACGACCTGGCCCTGGCCATCAAAGCCAAATCCATCCGCGTGCAGGCTCCCATCCCGGGACGAGGTCTGATCGGCATCGAAATACCCAACCTCACACGCGACATGATCTATCTGCGCGACCTGCTGCTTTCCGAAGAGATCAGGTCTATGGATTCCAAGCTGGCTTTCGGCCTGGGCAAGGACATTGCAGGACGGCCTGTGGTCACTGACCTGGCCAAAATGCCGCACCTGCTGATAGCCGGCGCTACCGGCAGCGGCAAAAGCGTCTGCATCAACGCCATCATCATGAGCTTCATTTTGCGCTCCAAACCGGATGAACTGCGCCTGATCCTGATCGATCCCAAACGGGTGGAACTGGCCTGCTACAACAATCTGCCCCACCTGATCGGCAATGTGGTCACGGAACCGGAACAGGCCCTGGAAAACATGTACTGGGCCGTGCGCGAGATGGAACACCGCTACGAACTGCTCCAGGAAGCCCGGGTGCGCGATATCGGCTCCTACAACGAAAAGGCGGAGCGGGACCCTGATTTGGAAAAGCTGCCCTACATCGTGATAATCGTGGATGAATTCGCCGACCTAATCCTCACCAGCGGCAAGGACATTGAGGTGCCCATCACCAGACTGGCCCAGATGGCCCGCGCCGTGGGCATCCATCTAATTTTGGCCACCCAGAGGCCTTCTATAAAGGTCATCACCGGCATCATCAAAGCGAACTTCTCCGCCCGCATAGCCTTCCAGGTCTCGTCCCGGGTGGATTCCCGCGTGATTTTGGACCAGATCGGAGCCGAACGCCTGCTGGGCAGCGGCGACATGCTGTTCCTGCCACCCGGGAAAGCGCTCACGGAGCGCATCCACGGCGCTTTTGTCTCCGACCAGGAAATTGCTCGGGTCTGCGATTTTCTGGCCATGCAACCCAAACCCAAACAGGATTTCAGCATTACGACGGAAGAGGATGGGGAAACGGGCGATTTTGACTATGACGACGAGCTGTTCCCCGAAGCCGCGAGGGTAGTGGTGAGCGCTAACACAGCCTCCGTTTCCATGTTGCAGCGGCATTTCCGCATCGGCTATGCCCGGGCGGGCCGGCTAATCGACCTTCTGGAGCGGGCGCGGGTGATTGGGCCCCATCTGGGCAGCAAATCCCGCGATGTGCTTGCCACTCGGGAAGACCTCATCCAGCGCGGCATCCTGCGGGAAGAGTAA